A window from Microbacterium ginsengiterrae encodes these proteins:
- a CDS encoding DUF3000 domain-containing protein, producing the protein MSAHPDAGTQFARVADELRATTFRKDIVVREITSPAGLAPFSIALAADVRPDENGDSVYGTGRFVLLHDPEEPQAWGGAWRIVVFAQAPLEPEIGTDPLLADVTWSWLIDALDSRDAGYHSASGTSTKTISKGFGSLAAEGDGAQIELRSSWTPDEPFRPHVEAWAELVGMLAGLPPGSENIAVFGARKAGRD; encoded by the coding sequence GTGAGCGCACACCCCGATGCCGGTACGCAATTCGCGCGCGTCGCCGACGAGTTGCGGGCGACGACGTTCCGAAAGGACATCGTGGTGCGCGAGATCACATCCCCGGCAGGGCTCGCGCCGTTCTCGATCGCGCTCGCCGCGGACGTCCGCCCGGATGAGAACGGCGACTCCGTGTACGGCACGGGACGATTCGTACTCCTGCACGACCCGGAGGAGCCACAGGCGTGGGGAGGCGCATGGCGCATCGTCGTCTTCGCGCAGGCGCCGCTCGAACCGGAGATCGGCACGGACCCGTTGCTCGCCGATGTGACGTGGTCGTGGCTCATCGACGCGCTCGATTCGCGCGACGCCGGTTACCACTCGGCATCCGGCACCTCCACGAAGACGATCTCGAAGGGGTTCGGATCCCTCGCCGCGGAAGGCGACGGCGCCCAGATCGAACTACGATCTTCTTGGACGCCGGACGAGCCGTTCCGGCCGCACGTGGAAGCATGGGCCGAACTCGTGGGCATGCTTGCCGGTCTCCCGCCCGGCTCCGAGAACATCGCCGTGTTCGGCGCGCGAAAGGCAGGTCGTGACTGA